The Deltaproteobacteria bacterium genome contains the following window.
GCTGTTGAGGTGGCCTCACCCGCCGCGCGCACCCCAACGACGCCACCACCTGCAACGGCCGGGCCGTCGGCGCCGAATACGTCGGCGGTGCCGTCCGTAAGCACGTTGCCCGTCACGGTGCCGCCCTCGGTCACCGTGTTCACATCCGCCTTCGCCGTGGGTACGTCGTCAATAATTTTTATACTCAACGTCCCCGTAGCGGAATCCCCATCCCTGTCTGTAGCGACCACGGTTAGATCTTCGAACATATCGTCGTCGTTGCCGCTGTCGGGGTCATGATGCTCGTTGTCTTCCAGGGTGTACGAATAGGTGATGACACCCGTGACGGGATTGTAGTTCGTTATGGTGAAAGTGTTCCCAAAGTCAGTCGTGAAGGTTCCCCCGTCGACGATGGAGCCGCCGTTGATAAGCAGGTGTCCATCAATGGAAAGGCTGTTGAGGCCATCGGGCGCGCTCACACGGAAATAGCCGTATGTGGTCGTTGAATCGGATTGATCCGATCCGGGCCACTTGTCAAGACCGCCGCGTCTCGCTAAGAGATCGTCTTCTTCGACGGAGGCGTCACCGCCTTCACTCCTGGGGGTCAAATCGAAAATTTCAACACCATGGTTGGCGGATTCGGGAACCGCATCATATTCAAAAACCTCGAGGTCGGGGAATAGGATGCCCCGGGTTTCGGCGCCGCTTTCCGGGGTGACTTCCTCGCCCGTCAAGGCGAAATTGACAACCGGATGGCCGCCTCCGGCATTGGCTTCGCCTCCCGCCGCCGGCGCTTCCGGTTCGATGGGCTCATCCCCGGCCAGCAGGGCCTGCTGGATCTGGTCGGCTTCCGCCGCCGCGTCCGCCGCCGCTCCGGCTCCGCCGTAAACGTCCTCATCCAGGACGATCTGGGACATACGCCCAAGATCCAGATGAGTGGGAGGGGGGCCGGCAAGGATGATGGACACGCTCCCGTCACTTTCCGTGATGATTAGATCGTTTGCAAAGACCTGGCTGTTCGGTGTCAGAATCCGAACGGTGCCGTCCGGTGAAACGGCCTTGACGGTCCCGTAAAGAATAACAACCTTACCAACGGCGCCCTGTTGTCCTGATCCCGCCTTGAGCATTTTTGCCATGATCGATTCCTCCCCATTCCGGTATTGATATTCTTGTCATATTCAAAACATTTTTTCGATTGCGACCCTTCATTAATCCATTCTTTCAGGAAAAACCATTGTACCTTGGTACAAGGAAGAGCATTTTTTTCGGCGCCTGTTTATAGGAACCCAAGAAAAAATCCCGGATTTTGGCTGCGAAGAACAGGTCAAAATCCGGGATAAGGACGTCGGTCGATAGCGAACGGGTTGTTAGTTACACG
Protein-coding sequences here:
- a CDS encoding retention module-containing protein, whose protein sequence is MAKMLKAGSGQQGAVGKVVILYGTVKAVSPDGTVRILTPNSQVFANDLIITESDGSVSIILAGPPPTHLDLGRMSQIVLDEDVYGGAGAAADAAAEADQIQQALLAGDEPIEPEAPAAGGEANAGGGHPVVNFALTGEEVTPESGAETRGILFPDLEVFEYDAVPESANHGVEIFDLTPRSEGGDASVEEDDLLARRGGLDKWPGSDQSDSTTTYGYFRVSAPDGLNSLSIDGHLLINGGSIVDGGTFTTDFGNTFTITNYNPVTGVITYSYTLEDNEHHDPDSGNDDDMFEDLTVVATDRDGDSATGTLSIKIIDDVPTAKADVNTVTEGGTVTGNVLTDGTADVFGADGPAVAGGGVVGVRAAGEATSTA